A window of Roseateles sp. XES5 genomic DNA:
TTTACCTTGCGGGCCGCGCTCGGCGCACTGCCGGAAGATGCCCGTGTCGTCGTCGCCGAACTCGTTCCGGCGGTCGTCGAATGGGGGCGCGGACCTCTGGCGGATCTCCACGGCGGGACACTCGACGACCCGCGCGTCGATATCCATGTCGGTGACGTCGGCGCGCTCATCCGATCGAAGAAGGCCGCCTATGACGCGATCCTGCTCGATGTCGACAACGGGCCCGATGGGCTGACGCGCGCGTCCAATGACGGTTTGTACAGCCATGACGGGCTTCGGGCCGCCAAGTCTGCACTGCGCACAAATGGCGTGCTCGCCGTCTGGTCTTCGGCGCCTGACCGGGGGTTCACCCGCCGACTGCGCGAGACCGGT
This region includes:
- a CDS encoding spermidine synthase, giving the protein MLPWLHLDRATIPGDGGELRLKQRGSEFSIMLGSTELMNSRLSGSEEALATLSCERIAGRKNPSMLIGGLGMGFTLRAALGALPEDARVVVAELVPAVVEWGRGPLADLHGGTLDDPRVDIHVGDVGALIRSKKAAYDAILLDVDNGPDGLTRASNDGLYSHDGLRAAKSALRTNGVLAVWSSAPDRGFTRRLRETGFATDEISVRASSRNTGARHVLWMATRR